A window of the Vigna angularis cultivar LongXiaoDou No.4 chromosome 3, ASM1680809v1, whole genome shotgun sequence genome harbors these coding sequences:
- the LOC108325064 gene encoding uncharacterized protein LOC108325064 isoform X1, with protein MPENSTSKNSTPSGLEHDEKQNWAASPSTVFNHFATSGLSVAVATGVTHPLDVLKVRLQMQLVGQKGPLSGMGKIFISAVKNEGPKSLYQGLTPALTRSLVYGGLRLGLYEPSKYACDLAFGSSNVLVKIASGMFAGAIATALTNPMEVLKVRLQMNPDMRKSGPVSELRRTLSEEGIKALWKGVGPAMARAAVLTASQLATYDETKQILVRWTSLEEGFPIHLISSSVAGILSTLVTAPIDMVKTRLMLQREASGIRIYKGGFHCAYQVLLSEGPRGLYKGGFAIFARLGPQTTITFILCEELRKLAGLKAI; from the exons ATGCCTGAGAATTCAACCTCCAAAAATTCCACACCTTCAG GACTCGAACATGATGAGAAGCAGAACTGGGCTGCGTCGCCTTCCACTGTTTTCAACCACTTTGCTACCAGTGGACTTTCCGTGGCGGTTGCAACTGGAGTTACTCACCCTTTAG ATGTATTGAAAGTAAGGCTACAAATGCAACTTGTAGGCCAGAAAGGTCCTTTGAGTGGAATG ggaaaaatatttataagtgcGGTGAAAAATGAAGGACCAAAGTCTTTGTATCAAGGTTTGACACCTGCACTTACAAGGTCACTTGTTTATGGAGGACTCCGCTTGGGCCTTTATGAACCCTCTAAGTATGCCTGTGATCTTGCTTTTGGCTCCTCCAATGTTTTAGTTAAAATTGCTTCGGGAATGTTCGCTGGCGCAATTGCAACTGCGCTGACAAATCCAATGGAAGTTCTCAAG GTTCGTTTGCAAATGAATCCAGACATGAGAAAGAGTGGACCAGTTTCAGAGCTTCGAAGGACTTTATCTGAAGAGGGAATCAAAGCTTTGTGGAAGGGAGTGGGCCCTGCCATGGCCAGAGCAGCAGTCTTGACTGCATCCCAGCTGGCTACATATGACGAAACCAAGCAG ATTTTAGTGAGGTGGACATCTCTTGAAGAAGGATTTCCTATACATTTGAT CTCAAGCTCTGTTGCAGGCATACTTAGCACCCTTGTAACTGCACCCATAGATATGGTTAAAACACGTCTCATGCTGCAACGAGAAGCCTCGGGAATTAGAATATATAAAGGAGGGTTTCATTGTGCATACCag GTACTGCTCAGTGAGGGTCCAAGGGGACTTTACAAAGG GGGCTTTGCAATTTTTGCAAGATTAGGGCCACAAACCACAATTACATTTATACTGTGCGAGGAGCTAAGGAAACTCGCTGGATTGAAGGCAATCTAG
- the LOC108325064 gene encoding uncharacterized protein LOC108325064 isoform X2 — protein sequence MPENSTSKNSTPSGLEHDEKQNWAASPSTVFNHFATSGLSVAVATGVTHPLDVLKVRLQMQLVGQKGPLSGMGKIFISAVKNEGPKSLYQGLTPALTRSLVYGGLRLGLYEPSKYACDLAFGSSNVLVKIASGMFAGAIATALTNPMEVLKVRLQMNPDMRKSGPVSELRRTLSEEGIKALWKGVGPAMARAAVLTASQLATYDETKQILVRWTSLEEGFPIHLMYDTATNIASSLHLF from the exons ATGCCTGAGAATTCAACCTCCAAAAATTCCACACCTTCAG GACTCGAACATGATGAGAAGCAGAACTGGGCTGCGTCGCCTTCCACTGTTTTCAACCACTTTGCTACCAGTGGACTTTCCGTGGCGGTTGCAACTGGAGTTACTCACCCTTTAG ATGTATTGAAAGTAAGGCTACAAATGCAACTTGTAGGCCAGAAAGGTCCTTTGAGTGGAATG ggaaaaatatttataagtgcGGTGAAAAATGAAGGACCAAAGTCTTTGTATCAAGGTTTGACACCTGCACTTACAAGGTCACTTGTTTATGGAGGACTCCGCTTGGGCCTTTATGAACCCTCTAAGTATGCCTGTGATCTTGCTTTTGGCTCCTCCAATGTTTTAGTTAAAATTGCTTCGGGAATGTTCGCTGGCGCAATTGCAACTGCGCTGACAAATCCAATGGAAGTTCTCAAG GTTCGTTTGCAAATGAATCCAGACATGAGAAAGAGTGGACCAGTTTCAGAGCTTCGAAGGACTTTATCTGAAGAGGGAATCAAAGCTTTGTGGAAGGGAGTGGGCCCTGCCATGGCCAGAGCAGCAGTCTTGACTGCATCCCAGCTGGCTACATATGACGAAACCAAGCAG ATTTTAGTGAGGTGGACATCTCTTGAAGAAGGATTTCCTATACATTTGATGTATGACACTGCTACTAATATTGCTTCTTCTTTACATCTTTTCTGA